In one window of Frigoriglobus tundricola DNA:
- a CDS encoding RNA polymerase sigma factor: MNQLLRYLRAAAPAKAEAPDRELLARFARERDGAAFAALVARHGGAVWAACRRFLDREQDAEDAFQAVFLTLARKAGSVGDGLPAWLHGVARRAAANLRRGAPDGPRAKKPPACPRVGAPT; encoded by the coding sequence GTGAACCAGTTACTCCGCTACCTCCGCGCGGCGGCACCGGCGAAGGCCGAAGCGCCGGACCGGGAACTGCTCGCGCGGTTCGCGCGGGAGCGGGACGGCGCGGCGTTCGCCGCCCTCGTCGCCCGACACGGCGGCGCCGTGTGGGCCGCGTGCCGCCGGTTCCTCGATCGCGAGCAGGACGCCGAGGACGCGTTCCAGGCCGTGTTCCTCACGTTGGCCCGGAAGGCTGGATCGGTCGGTGACGGCCTGCCGGCGTGGCTGCACGGCGTCGCGCGGCGGGCCGCGGCGAACCTGCGCCGGGGCGCGCCCGACGGGCCGAGAGCGAAGAAGCCGCCCGCGTGCCCGAGGGTCGGTGCGCCGACGTGA
- a CDS encoding trypsin-like peptidase domain-containing protein, producing MPRARFWTTALAALVLAPGLAPAQEKADPPRAEPVDAGASVYQKVVRSSAWVLSDRGGGRLATGSGTLIDKGRRLVLTNYHVVGEVKTATVFFPVFEGKKPVSDRKYYLDRKGKLGIPGEVIEIDKQADLVLIRLDRVPEGVPDLALAAESPDPGQAVHSIGNPGKSGALWVYTPGKVRQVYSKKWKAKLDERTTVSFDAKVIETDSPTNPGDSGGPLVNDRGELVGVTQGGALDAQAISIFVDLSEVKRLVNRRAVQALRSDARTSADVKDPPKPAREKPLESKDDGKFFGEEAWKKVAPAAEKLLKQKNIDFVVETMMAPKGDAEKLKAMTGTEREKFFKELAEERTKELKLNGILILVSKAPATLYVYDPHPADFPDGFASKLKSALIASFREKKFDEGLQKAIDMTLEAKGLGEKK from the coding sequence ATGCCCCGCGCACGCTTTTGGACGACCGCGCTCGCCGCGCTGGTCCTCGCACCCGGGCTCGCGCCCGCTCAGGAGAAGGCCGACCCGCCGAGGGCGGAACCGGTCGATGCCGGCGCGTCGGTGTACCAGAAGGTCGTGCGCTCGAGCGCGTGGGTCCTTTCGGACCGCGGCGGCGGGCGGCTGGCCACCGGCTCCGGCACGCTCATTGATAAGGGCCGGCGGCTCGTTCTCACCAACTATCACGTCGTCGGCGAGGTGAAGACCGCAACCGTCTTCTTCCCCGTTTTTGAAGGCAAAAAACCCGTCTCCGACCGAAAATACTACCTCGACCGCAAGGGCAAACTCGGCATCCCCGGGGAGGTGATCGAAATCGACAAGCAAGCCGACCTCGTGCTGATCCGACTCGACCGCGTGCCCGAGGGCGTGCCGGACCTGGCCCTCGCGGCGGAAAGTCCGGACCCCGGCCAGGCGGTGCATTCGATCGGCAACCCGGGCAAGAGCGGCGCGCTGTGGGTGTACACGCCGGGCAAGGTGCGGCAGGTCTACAGCAAGAAGTGGAAGGCCAAGCTCGACGAGCGGACAACGGTTTCGTTCGACGCCAAGGTGATCGAGACGGACTCGCCCACCAACCCCGGCGACAGCGGCGGCCCGCTCGTCAACGACAGGGGCGAACTGGTCGGCGTCACGCAGGGCGGGGCGCTCGACGCGCAGGCGATCAGCATCTTCGTGGACCTGTCCGAGGTCAAACGGCTCGTCAACCGCCGGGCCGTACAGGCGCTCCGCTCCGACGCGCGGACGAGCGCGGACGTAAAGGACCCGCCCAAGCCCGCCCGCGAGAAGCCGCTGGAGAGCAAGGACGACGGCAAGTTCTTCGGCGAAGAGGCGTGGAAGAAGGTCGCCCCGGCCGCGGAAAAGCTGCTGAAGCAGAAGAACATCGATTTCGTGGTCGAGACGATGATGGCCCCGAAAGGCGACGCCGAGAAGCTCAAGGCGATGACGGGAACCGAGCGCGAGAAGTTCTTCAAAGAGCTCGCGGAAGAGCGGACCAAAGAACTCAAATTGAACGGCATCCTGATTCTGGTGAGCAAGGCGCCGGCCACCCTTTACGTGTACGATCCGCACCCGGCCGACTTCCCCGACGGGTTCGCCTCGAAGCTCAAGTCCGCGCTCATCGCCAGCTTCCGGGAGAAGAAGTTCGACGAGGGGCTTCAGAAGGCCATCGACATGACGCTCGAAGCGAAGGGGCTGGGGGAGAAGAAGTGA
- a CDS encoding DNA-binding transcriptional response regulator, with amino-acid sequence MTEATCHGLMLCDDLIFFSRVSGAARAAGLTVRMVRSAADLLTAARAAQPGGVIVDVHNPGLDLPALLAVLKDACPEMPRVTAYGSHVEAAVLRAARQAGCDRVLPRSQFVEELEGQIREWLAK; translated from the coding sequence GTGACCGAGGCCACCTGTCACGGGCTGATGCTCTGCGACGACCTGATTTTCTTCAGCCGCGTGTCCGGCGCGGCCCGTGCGGCGGGGCTGACGGTCCGCATGGTCCGTTCGGCCGCGGACCTGCTCACCGCGGCCCGCGCCGCACAGCCGGGCGGCGTCATCGTCGACGTTCACAACCCCGGCCTGGATCTCCCCGCGCTCCTCGCGGTGCTAAAAGACGCATGCCCCGAAATGCCCCGCGTGACCGCATACGGCTCACACGTCGAGGCCGCCGTCCTGCGCGCCGCCCGGCAGGCCGGGTGCGACCGCGTGCTGCCGCGGAGTCAGTTCGTCGAGGAGCTGGAGGGGCAGATTCGCGAGTGGCTCGCAAAGTAG
- the dapF gene encoding diaminopimelate epimerase produces the protein MRFTKMHGLGNDYVYVDCVRTRPPANPAQLSQAVSDRHFGIGADGLILICPSERADARMRMFNADGSESEMCGNGIRCVAKFVHDHGIATKSRLTIETGRGVLGLDLEVRDGKAVRVRVNMGEPILESAKIPTTLPGDPPVNAKLVAGGTTFEVTCVSMGNPHAVVYAGDEFFRTDTRDLVAELGPKLEYHEAFPRRINAHFVRVHSPSEVTMRTWERGSGITLACGTGACSVCVAGVLTGRTGRKLLAHLPGGDLELEWAEADNCVYMTGPATEVFTGEWPTA, from the coding sequence ATGCGGTTCACGAAGATGCACGGCCTCGGCAACGACTACGTGTACGTCGATTGCGTCCGCACCCGGCCCCCGGCCAACCCGGCGCAACTCAGCCAGGCCGTCAGCGACCGGCACTTCGGCATCGGGGCCGACGGCCTCATCCTCATCTGCCCGAGCGAGCGCGCCGACGCCCGGATGCGGATGTTCAACGCCGACGGCTCCGAATCCGAGATGTGCGGCAACGGCATCCGCTGCGTGGCGAAGTTCGTCCACGACCACGGCATCGCGACCAAGTCGCGGCTCACCATCGAGACCGGCCGCGGGGTGCTGGGCCTCGACCTCGAGGTGCGGGACGGCAAGGCCGTTCGCGTCCGCGTCAACATGGGCGAGCCGATCCTCGAAAGCGCGAAGATCCCGACCACGCTGCCGGGCGACCCGCCCGTGAACGCGAAACTCGTCGCGGGCGGCACGACCTTCGAAGTGACCTGCGTGTCGATGGGCAACCCGCACGCGGTGGTGTACGCGGGCGACGAGTTCTTCCGCACCGATACCCGCGATCTTGTCGCCGAGCTGGGGCCGAAACTCGAGTACCACGAGGCGTTCCCGCGGCGGATCAACGCCCACTTCGTGAGGGTCCATTCCCCGTCAGAAGTTACGATGCGCACCTGGGAGCGCGGCAGCGGCATCACGCTGGCGTGTGGCACCGGCGCGTGTTCCGTGTGCGTCGCGGGCGTGCTCACCGGCCGCACCGGGCGGAAGCTGCTCGCCCACCTGCCGGGCGGCGACCTCGAACTGGAGTGGGCCGAAGCCGACAACTGCGTGTACATGACCGGCCCGGCCACCGAAGTGTTCACCGGCGAGTGGCCGACCGCGTGA
- a CDS encoding SDR family oxidoreductase, protein MNPTGNTILITGGGSGIGRALAEAFHALGNRVVIAGRRRSTLAEVAAANPGMAYAELDIDDPAAVRAFAARVTAEHPALNVLINNAGIMRPEDLVSGRYDPADAEAIVATNLLGPIRLTAALLPHLRAQPRSAVVNVTSGLAFVPLAATPTYSATKAAVHSYTVSLRHQLRGTTTEVIELIPPYVQTDLTPGQASDPRAMPLVDFIAEVMRIFTTRPDATEVVVERCKPLRFAAENGSFGAVFSALNPTGSTHGH, encoded by the coding sequence ATGAATCCCACGGGTAACACGATTCTGATTACGGGTGGCGGATCGGGCATCGGTCGCGCACTGGCCGAAGCGTTCCACGCGCTCGGCAATCGGGTGGTGATCGCCGGGCGCCGGCGGTCAACTCTCGCCGAGGTCGCGGCGGCCAACCCGGGTATGGCCTACGCGGAGCTGGACATCGACGACCCGGCCGCGGTCCGGGCGTTTGCGGCGCGGGTCACGGCGGAACACCCGGCGCTCAACGTGCTGATCAACAACGCCGGCATCATGCGCCCGGAGGATCTGGTGTCCGGGCGGTACGACCCCGCGGACGCGGAGGCGATCGTGGCGACCAATCTGCTCGGGCCGATCCGCCTGACGGCGGCGCTGCTGCCGCACCTGCGGGCGCAGCCCCGGTCGGCGGTCGTGAACGTGACCTCGGGGCTGGCGTTCGTCCCGCTGGCCGCCACGCCGACGTACTCCGCGACCAAGGCGGCCGTCCACTCGTACACGGTGTCTCTCCGGCACCAGCTCCGGGGAACGACGACCGAGGTGATCGAGCTGATCCCGCCCTACGTGCAGACCGATTTGACGCCGGGGCAGGCGTCCGACCCCCGCGCGATGCCGCTGGTTGATTTCATCGCCGAAGTGATGCGGATCTTCACGACCCGGCCGGACGCGACGGAAGTGGTCGTCGAGCGGTGCAAGCCGCTCCGGTTCGCCGCCGAGAACGGTTCGTTCGGTGCCGTGTTCTCGGCACTGAACCCGACCGGGTCAACGCACGGACATTAA
- a CDS encoding cytochrome c peroxidase — protein sequence MPEGRCADVSWREGLAILDEELARLPAPYRAVLIVCCLDGRSRDEAARHLGCSEGRVKGLLERGRELLRQRLAHRGLELGSVLLGAGVTRSATAVSGEACVRVAQGLGAGVSASPAAAALSERVVAAMFVQKLKAVATGAVVLFATAVAAGGALVNRTAAGPEPAPGSSRAEPPVRVLHLPDVPDRYADIDLPAHFKTPTARRFDNTPADNPVTDAGATLGRVLFYDTRLSANNTVSCGSCHVQKNAFVDPNRFSKGFGGKRTDRHAMSLVNLRYHLGGRFFWDARAGSLEEAVLVPIQSTVEMGQDLTRLVEILAKDDKYPELFKKAFGDGKVTRERVAAALAQFLRAMVSYRSKYDEGLAQAASGRDDFPNYTVQENRGKALFVRNCASCHLPGQDAHFGTAASTNNGLDEDHKTSDGGVGDVTLNARQLGLFKSPSLRNVERTAPYMHDGRFDTLEQVIDHYSKEVKPHPNLHPRVRRLNFTDSEKAALVAFLKTLTDQTFLSDPKFSDPFR from the coding sequence GTGCCCGAGGGTCGGTGCGCCGACGTGAGCTGGCGCGAAGGACTGGCGATCCTCGACGAGGAACTGGCCCGGTTGCCGGCCCCCTACCGCGCGGTGCTGATCGTGTGCTGCCTCGACGGCCGCTCGCGGGACGAGGCCGCCCGGCACCTCGGCTGTTCCGAGGGCCGGGTGAAGGGGCTCCTCGAGCGCGGGCGGGAACTCCTGCGCCAGCGGCTCGCCCACCGCGGGCTCGAACTCGGGAGCGTTCTCCTGGGGGCGGGGGTCACTCGTTCCGCTACTGCGGTGTCGGGCGAAGCCTGTGTCCGCGTGGCGCAAGGGCTGGGCGCCGGCGTGTCCGCCTCGCCCGCTGCCGCCGCGCTTTCCGAAAGGGTGGTGGCTGCGATGTTCGTGCAGAAGCTCAAGGCGGTGGCGACCGGTGCGGTCGTGCTGTTCGCTACCGCAGTAGCCGCGGGTGGCGCGCTTGTTAACCGCACCGCAGCGGGGCCGGAACCCGCCCCGGGAAGCAGTAGAGCCGAGCCGCCCGTTCGGGTGCTTCATCTGCCCGATGTGCCCGATCGGTACGCCGACATCGACCTGCCGGCCCACTTCAAGACGCCGACCGCACGGCGGTTCGACAACACTCCCGCTGATAATCCGGTGACCGATGCGGGGGCCACGCTCGGACGGGTCCTCTTCTACGACACCCGGCTGTCAGCGAACAACACGGTCTCCTGCGGGTCGTGCCACGTGCAGAAGAACGCCTTCGTCGATCCGAACCGCTTCAGCAAGGGGTTCGGGGGTAAGCGGACCGACCGCCACGCCATGAGCCTGGTCAACCTGCGCTACCATCTCGGGGGCCGGTTCTTCTGGGACGCGCGGGCCGGGAGCCTGGAAGAAGCCGTTCTCGTGCCGATCCAGAGCACGGTCGAGATGGGCCAGGATCTGACCAGGTTGGTCGAGATTCTCGCCAAAGACGACAAGTACCCCGAACTGTTCAAGAAAGCGTTCGGAGACGGCAAGGTCACCCGAGAGCGGGTCGCCGCGGCGCTGGCGCAGTTCCTGCGTGCGATGGTGTCGTACCGGTCGAAGTACGACGAGGGCCTGGCCCAAGCGGCTTCGGGGCGCGACGACTTCCCGAACTACACGGTCCAGGAGAACCGCGGAAAGGCCCTGTTCGTGCGGAACTGCGCGTCCTGTCACCTGCCGGGCCAGGACGCGCACTTCGGCACGGCCGCGTCGACGAACAACGGGCTGGACGAGGACCACAAGACCTCCGACGGCGGCGTCGGCGACGTCACCCTCAACGCCCGTCAGCTCGGTCTGTTCAAGTCGCCGTCCTTGCGCAACGTTGAACGCACCGCCCCCTACATGCACGACGGGCGGTTCGACACTCTTGAACAGGTGATCGACCACTACAGCAAGGAGGTCAAGCCGCACCCCAACCTTCACCCCCGGGTGCGCCGGCTGAACTTCACGGATTCCGAGAAGGCCGCGCTCGTCGCCTTCTTGAAGACGCTGACCGACCAGACGTTCCTCTCCGATCCGAAGTTCTCGGACCCGTTCCGGTAG
- a CDS encoding sigma-70 family RNA polymerase sigma factor, protein MNQLLRYLQAASSAPTLSEAPDRELLARFARQRDTDAFAALVARHGTAVWAACRRMLDRDEDAEDAFQAVFLTLARKAASVGNSLPAWLHGVARRIAANVRRNQRRRTRTESAARIPESRTTDVSWREGLAILDEELARLPDRYRAVLNVCCLDGRSRDEAARHLGCSEGQVKDRLERGRELLRSRLARRGIDLGAVLLAATVARGAAAVPDALLDVAVRLATGPTTAGVSSAAFALSEKVVCAMLVQKLKVVAVVVLATCLAVGGTLVPGSAEGTEPGSGETGQNAQRNPVTAFDPRADAGGPVTQFRPAADPLNAPGKPADGAQPKRPVTADPDPKALRDPGNRFDVEVTGRTDGGCSGTELYFYDSDLGTAAVHAGLVKVGERAVITVTVVRCPRSGEGSTRNGVKSAPWDAARPSDTALVLQRIPKEDRPAVKEPEGLTIDQALLAARGEKVAVIFEVAAVQTTRRPRFGASESRALRFTPKHGPMAGGEFHVILSDKAVTPLYNLGLMDARGGGSEFFRGKTIRVTGKVEPIENPKMKRMDYHLVIVDPDDLVVVK, encoded by the coding sequence GTGAACCAGTTACTTCGCTACCTCCAGGCGGCTTCATCGGCGCCGACTCTCAGCGAAGCGCCAGACCGGGAACTGCTCGCGCGGTTTGCCCGCCAGCGCGACACGGACGCGTTCGCCGCGCTCGTCGCCCGGCACGGCACCGCGGTGTGGGCCGCGTGCCGGCGCATGCTCGACCGCGACGAGGACGCCGAGGACGCCTTCCAGGCCGTGTTCCTCACACTCGCGCGGAAGGCCGCGTCCGTGGGCAACAGTCTCCCCGCGTGGTTACACGGGGTCGCGCGGCGGATCGCAGCGAATGTGCGAAGGAACCAGCGCCGCCGCACCCGAACCGAGTCTGCGGCTCGGATACCCGAGAGTCGCACCACCGACGTGAGCTGGCGCGAAGGACTGGCGATTCTCGACGAGGAACTGGCCCGTTTGCCGGACCGCTACCGTGCGGTGCTGAACGTGTGCTGTCTCGACGGCCGCTCGCGGGACGAGGCCGCCCGACACCTCGGCTGCTCCGAGGGTCAGGTGAAAGACCGGCTCGAGCGCGGGCGCGAGCTCCTCCGGTCGCGCCTGGCCCGCCGCGGCATCGACCTCGGTGCGGTGCTGCTCGCTGCGACCGTTGCCCGCGGGGCCGCCGCGGTGCCGGACGCTCTGCTCGACGTTGCAGTACGGCTCGCGACGGGGCCGACCACAGCCGGTGTTTCATCCGCGGCCTTTGCTCTATCCGAGAAGGTGGTGTGTGCCATGCTCGTGCAGAAACTGAAGGTGGTGGCGGTCGTGGTGCTCGCAACGTGCCTGGCCGTGGGCGGGACGCTCGTGCCCGGCTCGGCCGAGGGAACCGAGCCGGGGTCGGGGGAAACCGGTCAGAATGCCCAACGGAACCCGGTAACCGCGTTCGATCCGCGGGCGGATGCGGGTGGTCCGGTCACACAGTTTCGGCCCGCCGCCGACCCGTTAAACGCGCCGGGGAAGCCGGCCGACGGAGCGCAACCGAAACGCCCCGTTACCGCCGACCCCGATCCGAAGGCGCTTCGCGACCCGGGTAATCGGTTCGATGTCGAAGTGACCGGTCGTACTGACGGCGGGTGTTCGGGAACGGAACTCTACTTCTACGATTCGGACCTGGGCACCGCAGCCGTTCACGCGGGCTTGGTGAAGGTCGGCGAGAGAGCGGTCATCACGGTGACGGTCGTCAGGTGCCCCAGGAGCGGCGAGGGGAGCACGCGAAACGGCGTGAAATCGGCCCCGTGGGACGCGGCACGCCCCTCCGACACCGCGCTCGTGTTGCAGCGGATTCCGAAAGAGGACCGGCCGGCGGTGAAGGAACCGGAGGGGCTGACAATCGATCAGGCGCTCCTCGCGGCGCGGGGCGAGAAGGTCGCGGTGATTTTTGAAGTTGCGGCGGTACAGACCACGCGGCGCCCCCGCTTCGGGGCCTCGGAGTCGCGGGCCCTGCGGTTCACTCCGAAGCACGGGCCGATGGCCGGCGGCGAGTTCCACGTGATCTTGAGCGACAAGGCCGTCACCCCGCTGTACAACCTCGGTTTGATGGACGCCCGGGGAGGCGGGAGCGAGTTCTTTCGGGGCAAGACGATCCGTGTGACCGGTAAGGTCGAACCGATCGAGAATCCGAAAATGAAACGAATGGACTACCACCTCGTGATCGTCGACCCGGATGACCTGGTGGTGGTCAAGTAG
- a CDS encoding glycosyltransferase family 87 protein — MTAPPSPPDHGYVFPPRYWAWLGAPRTLAVLLWVAAIGCGVAFTYRSFHWFDSPATEAPDRRRADGNAGHAQIDFGGQWLMGRMLVTGHGRELYHRQRQRRVLQDGFLIEHEAPIQRGDVLPQGATQSPARPGEDWQHDSANLMNWFMGSDPTTEWKVVGGSAVAPLARSPGNPLFGIALEEAAAARVTRDIVETVNKPAVGGPLYPPVHVLFYAPLGAIDSPQRAYHVFQVFCALLIPVAGLGVNVLTRGRIWWSVATLGLFLFPGTRGALDLGQNPTLSLCIVIWGWALASRGRNVGGGMVWGLLAFKPVWAAAFFLVPLLMRRWRFCLAMVLTGAALGLLTLPFVGVDSWFHWLQIGSEASDLYKVNNNWIHLSRDLQGLPRRVLLDFDTPDEAERKSGLADALALGLLGAVFAATVVVYALRGDRTRPTGLSAGFLFLGAYLTCFHFMYYDVLLASVGCAVLFADPKRYLRTEAFAVTPAPVEPAVPADRALPAPAAPAKPLGARMLGYVNSFPLTVVVALFVLENSLSGMELEATVGIRYYATPATDGSTNVRVPRLKGDTGPRYPTDTFLVLALWAWCGWRLVRGDETRAAEK; from the coding sequence GTGACCGCCCCCCCCTCACCGCCCGATCACGGGTACGTCTTCCCGCCGCGGTACTGGGCGTGGCTCGGCGCGCCGCGAACCCTTGCGGTGCTGCTCTGGGTCGCCGCCATCGGGTGCGGCGTCGCGTTCACGTACCGCTCGTTCCACTGGTTCGACAGCCCGGCGACCGAGGCACCGGACCGCCGGCGCGCCGACGGCAACGCCGGGCACGCCCAGATCGACTTCGGCGGTCAGTGGCTGATGGGCCGGATGCTCGTCACCGGCCACGGCCGCGAGCTGTACCACCGCCAGCGGCAGCGGCGGGTGCTCCAGGACGGGTTCCTGATCGAGCACGAGGCGCCGATCCAGCGCGGCGACGTCCTCCCGCAGGGAGCGACCCAGTCGCCCGCGCGACCGGGCGAGGACTGGCAGCACGACTCCGCGAACCTGATGAACTGGTTCATGGGCTCCGACCCGACGACCGAATGGAAGGTCGTCGGCGGGTCCGCGGTCGCGCCGCTGGCCCGCTCACCGGGCAACCCGCTCTTCGGGATCGCGCTGGAAGAGGCCGCCGCGGCTCGGGTCACCCGGGACATCGTGGAAACGGTGAACAAACCGGCCGTGGGCGGGCCGCTGTACCCGCCCGTTCACGTCCTCTTCTACGCCCCGCTCGGGGCGATCGACAGCCCGCAGCGGGCCTACCACGTCTTCCAGGTGTTCTGCGCGCTTTTGATACCGGTTGCCGGGCTGGGCGTGAACGTCCTGACCCGCGGCCGCATCTGGTGGTCGGTGGCGACGCTCGGCCTGTTCCTGTTCCCCGGCACGCGCGGCGCGCTCGACCTGGGCCAGAACCCGACCCTCTCGCTGTGCATCGTGATCTGGGGCTGGGCGCTGGCCAGCCGGGGCCGCAACGTGGGCGGCGGGATGGTGTGGGGGCTGCTCGCGTTCAAGCCGGTGTGGGCCGCGGCGTTCTTCCTCGTACCGCTCCTCATGCGCCGGTGGCGGTTCTGCCTCGCGATGGTGCTGACCGGCGCGGCCCTCGGCCTGCTCACGCTGCCGTTCGTGGGCGTCGACAGTTGGTTCCACTGGTTGCAGATCGGGAGCGAAGCGTCCGACCTCTACAAGGTGAACAACAACTGGATCCACCTCAGCCGCGACCTCCAGGGCCTGCCCCGGCGCGTGCTGCTGGACTTCGACACCCCCGACGAGGCGGAGCGCAAATCGGGGCTCGCGGACGCCCTGGCGCTGGGCCTGTTGGGCGCGGTCTTCGCCGCGACGGTCGTCGTGTACGCCCTCCGCGGCGACCGCACGCGGCCGACCGGCCTGAGCGCCGGCTTCCTGTTCCTGGGCGCGTACCTGACGTGCTTCCACTTCATGTACTACGACGTCCTGCTCGCGTCCGTGGGCTGTGCCGTGCTGTTCGCCGACCCGAAGCGGTACTTGCGCACCGAGGCGTTCGCGGTGACCCCGGCGCCGGTCGAACCGGCGGTGCCCGCCGACCGGGCGCTCCCCGCGCCGGCCGCACCGGCGAAGCCGCTCGGCGCCCGGATGCTCGGGTACGTCAACTCGTTCCCGCTGACCGTGGTGGTCGCGCTGTTCGTGCTGGAGAACTCGCTCAGCGGGATGGAACTGGAGGCCACCGTCGGCATCCGCTACTACGCGACGCCCGCGACCGACGGGAGCACGAACGTGCGCGTGCCGCGGCTAAAGGGCGACACCGGCCCGCGCTACCCGACCGACACGTTCCTCGTCCTGGCGCTGTGGGCGTGGTGCGGGTGGCGCCTGGTCCGAGGCGACGAGACGCGGGCCGCGGAGAAGTAG
- a CDS encoding winged helix-turn-helix transcriptional regulator has translation MERVKPTPLAPEGVCAPPPPTPDPRTAALVRQIIERVADKWTMLVLETLEEHGVVRFTRLGELVGGISQKMLTKTVRQMECDGLVTRTVYPVIPPRVEYQLTPLGRSLSAAFCGVWVWAETYHDEIERAREVFHRNQRGGRQDVTE, from the coding sequence ATGGAGAGGGTCAAACCCACGCCACTCGCGCCGGAGGGCGTGTGCGCTCCCCCGCCACCGACGCCGGACCCGCGAACGGCCGCCCTGGTCCGTCAGATCATCGAACGGGTGGCCGATAAGTGGACGATGCTCGTGCTGGAGACGCTCGAAGAACACGGCGTCGTGAGGTTCACCCGTTTGGGAGAGTTGGTTGGGGGCATCAGCCAGAAGATGCTTACCAAGACCGTTCGCCAGATGGAATGCGACGGTCTGGTCACTCGAACCGTCTATCCGGTCATCCCGCCGCGCGTGGAGTACCAACTGACCCCGCTCGGCCGGAGCCTCAGTGCCGCGTTCTGCGGGGTCTGGGTGTGGGCCGAAACGTACCACGACGAAATCGAGCGCGCACGAGAGGTTTTCCACCGCAACCAACGCGGCGGGAGACAAGACGTGACCGAATAA
- the trpC gene encoding indole-3-glycerol phosphate synthase TrpC, with protein sequence MTTILDRIVETKRGEIARAKATVSEAELERAVADLPPARDFHAAIRRFNQITLIAEVKKASPSAGVIRPDFDPVAIATTYEAHGAAAISVLTDVEYFQGSLKYLTAVKAAVGVPVLRKDFILDRYQLLEARAAGADAVLLIAECLPGERLAALQSEAVALGLHTLVELHDADQLPRVLGCGAPVIGINNRDLRTFTTRLEHTLELLAQIPADRTVVSESGIKTHADLRTLGEAGARAVLVGESLMRAGDIGAALDALRGR encoded by the coding sequence ATGACGACCATCCTCGATCGCATCGTTGAGACGAAACGGGGCGAGATCGCCCGGGCGAAGGCAACCGTTTCTGAGGCCGAACTGGAACGGGCGGTCGCGGACCTGCCGCCGGCACGCGACTTTCACGCCGCCATTCGTCGGTTCAACCAGATCACGCTCATTGCGGAGGTGAAGAAGGCGTCGCCGTCGGCGGGCGTCATCCGCCCGGACTTCGACCCGGTGGCGATCGCTACGACCTATGAGGCGCACGGTGCGGCGGCGATCAGTGTGCTGACCGACGTCGAATACTTCCAGGGCAGTTTGAAATACCTCACGGCGGTGAAGGCCGCGGTCGGCGTTCCCGTGCTGCGCAAGGACTTCATCCTCGACCGCTACCAGTTGCTCGAAGCGCGGGCCGCGGGCGCGGACGCGGTGCTGCTCATCGCCGAGTGCCTGCCGGGCGAGCGGCTGGCCGCGCTCCAGAGCGAGGCGGTCGCGCTCGGGCTCCACACGCTGGTCGAGTTGCACGACGCGGACCAGTTGCCCCGCGTGCTGGGCTGCGGCGCACCGGTGATCGGGATCAACAACCGCGACCTGCGCACCTTCACGACGCGCCTCGAACACACGCTGGAGCTGCTGGCGCAGATCCCCGCCGACCGAACGGTCGTGAGCGAGAGCGGGATCAAGACGCACGCCGATTTGCGGACGCTCGGCGAGGCCGGCGCGCGGGCGGTCCTGGTGGGCGAGTCCCTGATGCGCGCCGGCGACATCGGCGCGGCGCTGGACGCGCTCCGGGGGCGGTAG